Genomic window (Arthrobacter sp. StoSoilA2):
CGTGGGGCAACCAGCCCCAGTGGGGAGGTCCGCCCGCGTGGTCAGCCCCACAGGGCGGTAGCAACAACTGGCCGGGCTACCCTCCGGGAGGCCCGGCGGGTGGATGGCCTGCGGCTGCGGCCGGCGGTCCACCCTATGGCCAACCAATGTACGTTGCCCCACCCAAGCCAGGTGTCATTCCCTTGAGGCCCCTGCAGTTCGGCGAGATACTCGATGGCTCCTTCCAGACCATACGCCGGAATGCAGCCTCGATGTTCGGTTCAGCCCTGATCGTCCAGGCCACGGCCGCTGCCCTCCTGGGTGTTGTCACCGTGGCCATGTACGAGCTTATGGATTCCTTGGAAACAACGGATTTCAGCGGGGATGCGGCGGGATTCTTTGGCCCGTTCCTTGCCGTCATGGCGGGTTCGGTGGGAGTCTCTGTGTTGATCGGCTTTCTGGGCGCCGTCCTCCAGGGCGTCATGGTCATTCCGGTTTCCCGTTCTGTCCTCAACCGACGGACAGGCTTCGGGCAGATGTGGAAGCTGGCTGTCGGTCGGATCCTTCCTCTGCTGGGGGTAGCAGCCGTGCTCACTTTCGGTGGACTGCTGGCCGCAGCAGCCGTCGTCGGGATTGCCGTGCTGTTGTTCACGGCCTTGGGTCCGGCAGCCTTGTTGATTGTCATCCCCTTGGGCTTCGGGGGAATCATCGTCTTTGTCTGGATTGGGCTGAAGCTCATGTTTGCTCCGGCCGCCATCGTCGTGGAGCGGATCGGCGTCTATGACGGACTCCTGCGATCCTGGCAGTTAACCAAGAGCAATTGGTGGCGCATCTTCGGCATAACGCTGCTGGTGAGCGTGATGGTGGGAATCATCGCCCAGATAGTGCAGATTCCAGCTTCTCTCGCCGCCACCGCGATTGGATCGGTCATCGCTCCCCATCCGGACGCCGGGACGGTGGCCTCCACCCTGATCCTGACGACCGTGATCTCGATGGTCATTGGGGCTTTGGTGGGGTCTGTGAGATTCGCTTTCCAAACATCCGTGTCCGCACTCATCTACATGGATCTTCGAATGCGTCGGGATGGGCTGGACGTGGAGTTGATGCGGCTGATGGAAAGCGGTGCGGATCCGGAGGGAATCCCGGGTGGTCCTCCCCTGCAGGTCCACGGCAACACATGGCCTCCTGGCGGCGGACAATGGCCAGGCTCTCCTCCCGGGCACCGGCCGCAGGCATGAGGGAGACGCTAATCCATGTGATTCCCGCTTTGGCCGGCACTGAACCGCCGGTGACCCCGGACCGTGACGAAGCACGCCGTTGGGCCGAGGAGGAACTATCCAAGGCGCAGTACGCCCAGGCCCGGCCCAGTTGGCTGGACCAGCTTTGGCGCGATTTCCTGGACTGGCTCAGCTCCCTGGAAGGGGACGGAACTTCGCCGGAAAGCAACCTGGCTGTCCCCCTCATCATCGCCTTGGCTGTCGTGCTCATCGTGGTGGCTGTCTTCGTTGTCCGTCCGAGGCTGAACGCCACGCGAAAAGCCTCCGTTACGGGCATTTACGGCAAGGACACGCCTGTGGATGCTGCGACATACCGGAAGCGTGCCCTTGCCGCGGCCGACGACGGCGACTGGCCTTCCGCCGTCGTCGATCAGTTCCGGGCGCTGGTGCGTTCCGCGGAGGAGCGGGATGTCATTGAAGCGCGCGCCGGTCGGACGGCCGATGAGGCTGCAGGCCACTTGGGCCAGGCCTTCACCCCTGCTCAACTCCGGCTGGTCGACGCCGCCCGCCTGTTTGATGCGGTCCGCTATGGGGAACAGGCCGCAACACGCCCGGACTACGACGAATTGCGCAAGCTGGATACGGACCTCCTCGCCCTAACCCCTGACTTCACTGGCCAAGGCCAGCAGGGATTC
Coding sequences:
- a CDS encoding DUF4129 domain-containing protein, with product MRETLIHVIPALAGTEPPVTPDRDEARRWAEEELSKAQYAQARPSWLDQLWRDFLDWLSSLEGDGTSPESNLAVPLIIALAVVLIVVAVFVVRPRLNATRKASVTGIYGKDTPVDAATYRKRALAAADDGDWPSAVVDQFRALVRSAEERDVIEARAGRTADEAAGHLGQAFTPAQLRLVDAARLFDAVRYGEQAATRPDYDELRKLDTDLLALTPDFTGQGQQGFAVPR